Within Serratia odorifera, the genomic segment GGCACAAATCGACCGCTTGGCAACTCTGCCTACTTACGATGAAGCAATCGCACGCCTGATGGCAACCATGAAAGAAGCCGCTGCCGGCAAATTGGTTCGTACTCTGGCTGCTGTGCGCGATCAGAAAGAAGCTGCATAAGCCGCTCTTTCTTAGCCTTTGCTAACGTATTTACACTATTTCTGAATTTTAGGAACAATTGTTATGTCTATCACTAAAGACCAAATCCTGGAAGCAGTAGCAGCTATGTCCGTAATGGACGTTGTTGAGCTGGTTTCCGCTATGGAAGAAAAATTCGGCGTTTCTGCTGCTGCCGCTGTAGCTGTTGCTGCAGGTCCAGCTGAAGCTGCTGAAGAAAAAACTGAGTTCGACGTTGTACTGTCTGCTGTTGGTGGCAACAAAGTTGCTGTTATCAAAGCAGTACGTGGCGCAACCGGTCTGGGCCTGAAAGAAGCTAAAGACCTGGTAGAATCTGCTCCAGCAGTACTGAAAGAAGGCATCAGCAAAGACGACGCTGAAGCTCTGAAAAAATCTCTGGAAGAAGCTGGTGCTTCTGTTGAAGTTAAATAAGTTTAACTTCTCAGAGTACAGTCTGGCTTAACAGACTGATGGCTGGTGACTTTTTGGTCACCAGCCTTTTTGCGCTGTAGGGCGTCAGTAGAGTTTCACACTGTTTGGCTACTGGCTAACCCCAATATTTTTTTCTATCGACGACTTAATATACTGTCCTTCCTGCCGCAGCCGAATCTGCCGCACAGCA encodes:
- the rplL gene encoding 50S ribosomal protein L7/L12, with protein sequence MSITKDQILEAVAAMSVMDVVELVSAMEEKFGVSAAAAVAVAAGPAEAAEEKTEFDVVLSAVGGNKVAVIKAVRGATGLGLKEAKDLVESAPAVLKEGISKDDAEALKKSLEEAGASVEVK